One genomic region from Campylobacter concisus encodes:
- a CDS encoding antitoxin — MQARLKVFKSGNSLALRLPKSLNLDNVKEFILKSFDNNEVVLTPVKDDEWSGLFKTLNELKDAGVKFERAEQSLPQERNFGFK, encoded by the coding sequence ATGCAGGCTAGATTAAAAGTATTCAAAAGCGGTAATTCTTTGGCACTAAGGCTTCCAAAAAGCCTAAATTTAGACAACGTCAAAGAGTTTATACTAAAGAGTTTTGATAATAACGAAGTGGTTTTAACCCCGGTTAAAGATGATGAATGGAGCGGACTATTTAAGACTTTAAATGAGTTGAAAGATGCTGGAGTTAAATTTGAAAGAGCCGAGCAAAGCTTGCCGCAAGAGCGAAATTTCGGATTTAAATAA
- a CDS encoding Bax inhibitor-1/YccA family protein, whose amino-acid sequence MSLYDRNYANQNQEELAYSQSSLSTFIKQTYQLFAASLLSATAGAYVGISMAGIFAANRFLFWGLVIVEFALLFGLMAAKRKEGLNLILLFAFTFVSGLTLTPLLSAILAMPSGAGIVAQAFGLTTVAFGSLSVIAMNSKRDFTTMGKMLFITLIVIVVAAVINIFVKSTMFQLVIASISSILFSAYILYDTQNIIRGNYETPVEGAVALYLDFINLFTSLLQILGIFNRND is encoded by the coding sequence ATGAGTTTGTATGACAGAAACTATGCAAACCAAAATCAAGAGGAACTTGCCTACTCTCAAAGCTCACTAAGCACTTTTATAAAGCAAACTTATCAGCTTTTTGCGGCTTCGCTACTTTCGGCTACAGCTGGTGCTTATGTTGGCATTAGTATGGCTGGAATTTTTGCAGCAAATAGATTTTTGTTTTGGGGACTTGTAATAGTCGAGTTTGCGCTACTTTTTGGACTAATGGCGGCTAAACGCAAAGAGGGATTAAATTTAATACTTCTTTTTGCATTTACATTTGTAAGTGGCCTTACGCTAACTCCGCTACTTTCAGCGATCTTAGCTATGCCAAGTGGTGCTGGTATTGTAGCTCAAGCGTTTGGTTTAACGACTGTTGCTTTTGGCTCACTAAGCGTAATTGCCATGAACTCAAAACGTGATTTTACAACGATGGGCAAAATGCTATTTATAACTTTAATAGTTATCGTAGTAGCAGCTGTTATCAATATTTTCGTCAAAAGCACAATGTTTCAACTTGTAATCGCAAGTATTTCATCGATCCTATTTAGTGCGTATATACTTTATGACACACAAAATATTATCCGCGGAAACTATGAAACACCAGTTGAAGGAGCGGTTGCGTTGTATCTTGATTTTATAAATCTTTTCACATCACTGCTTCAAATTTTAGGAATTTTCAATAGAAACGACTAA
- a CDS encoding carbonic anhydrase: MDDSLLEGAIKFMEDGFLEHEELFKSLQHKQDPHTLFISCVDSRVVPNLITNCLPGELFMVRNIANIVPPYRVSEEFLATTSAIEYALELLNIKNIIICGHSDCGGCAALYMDEKKLKTTPNVRNWIKLIEPVKREVLKFTSDDPAKMAWLTERLNVINSIENIMTYPNVKEEYERGNLQIYGWHYIIETGEIFSYDLKEGTFKLLADKRGENA, translated from the coding sequence ATGGATGATTCCCTACTTGAAGGTGCAATAAAATTTATGGAAGATGGCTTTTTAGAGCATGAAGAGCTCTTTAAAAGCCTACAACACAAACAAGACCCGCATACGCTTTTCATCTCATGTGTAGATTCACGAGTTGTGCCAAATCTTATAACAAACTGCCTGCCAGGCGAGCTTTTTATGGTAAGAAATATCGCAAATATCGTGCCACCTTATAGAGTGAGCGAGGAATTTTTGGCAACGACTTCTGCTATCGAATATGCATTAGAGCTTTTAAATATCAAAAATATCATTATTTGCGGACACTCTGACTGCGGCGGATGCGCAGCGCTTTATATGGATGAAAAAAAGCTCAAAACTACGCCAAATGTTAGAAATTGGATAAAGCTAATAGAGCCGGTCAAGCGAGAAGTGCTTAAATTTACAAGCGACGATCCAGCAAAGATGGCGTGGCTAACTGAGAGATTAAATGTGATAAATTCGATCGAAAATATAATGACTTATCCAAATGTAAAAGAGGAGTATGAAAGAGGAAACCTTCAAATTTATGGCTGGCACTACATTATAGAAACTGGTGAAATTTTCAGCTACGATTTAAAAGAGGGCACATTCAAACTTTTAGCAGATAAAAGGGGTGAAAATGCGTAA
- a CDS encoding mechanosensitive ion channel family protein, with the protein MRKILTIVLLSFLTLFGAEDNKTQEESIISLTNQILTLNNQIQIIKAQQKDTNSSKTDNSNLASLQKKKNDLLEKIPLYIMQIEVTQSDIDKFILQKNNLEKKVARLEKQSNKDAYIQSAIELEKMKVDYAYYSALISLEEIFKKGAKANSIKEVIDNGLLNLQTNSYVSIKELKDSLNETSNSYDNAFAELDLKKETDEEILIYLKNNADLLSSSMILSELNLVDTVEYINKLTSINSAKFNVGKIVVIIVVFLFFVSLTRILAKLTYWLMSLIASGEGVKEAKDQIVDIVKKPISALLIIYALNICIGVGFYPVPVPLTLANIFSIVYIVAFSWLVLTILNGYGIVIIDKIAQKSRRKEVVNLVLKVVYVIVLIIALLLILQKLGFDISALIASLGIGGLAVAFAAKDIIANFFASVMMLFDNSFSQGDWIVCGDIEGTVVEVGFRKTTIRSFDNALIFVPNSKLASDPVRNWSRRKVGRRIRMLIGIEYGATTDEIKKCVDDIKTMLINHPDIAKSEDITAKKKGLKYRQSIVSVDDYAGYKSNLFVVVDDFADSSINILVYCFAKTIVWGEFLDVKQDVMLKIMDILKQNGLNFAFPSQSLYIESVKDKI; encoded by the coding sequence ATGCGTAAAATTTTAACCATCGTCTTGCTCTCATTTTTAACTCTTTTTGGTGCCGAAGATAATAAAACGCAAGAAGAAAGCATCATAAGCCTAACAAATCAGATCTTAACTTTAAACAATCAAATCCAGATTATAAAAGCACAGCAAAAAGATACAAACTCTTCAAAAACAGATAATTCAAATTTAGCCAGCCTTCAGAAGAAGAAGAACGATCTTTTGGAAAAAATTCCGCTATATATCATGCAGATTGAAGTGACTCAAAGCGATATTGACAAATTTATTTTGCAAAAAAATAATCTAGAAAAAAAAGTAGCTAGGCTAGAAAAACAATCAAATAAAGACGCTTATATCCAAAGTGCCATTGAACTTGAAAAGATGAAAGTCGACTACGCTTACTACTCAGCGCTTATTAGCCTTGAAGAGATCTTTAAAAAGGGTGCTAAGGCAAATTCTATAAAAGAGGTGATAGATAACGGACTTTTAAATTTACAAACAAATTCTTACGTCAGCATAAAAGAGCTAAAAGATTCACTAAATGAGACTTCAAACTCTTACGATAACGCATTTGCCGAGCTTGATTTAAAAAAAGAGACTGATGAGGAAATTTTAATCTATCTTAAAAACAATGCCGATCTTCTGAGCTCAAGCATGATCTTATCAGAGCTAAATTTAGTCGATACGGTCGAATATATAAATAAGCTAACTTCTATAAATTCGGCAAAATTTAACGTTGGTAAGATCGTAGTTATAATCGTAGTATTTTTATTTTTTGTCTCACTTACAAGAATTCTTGCCAAACTCACGTACTGGCTTATGTCACTTATTGCCTCTGGTGAAGGTGTAAAGGAGGCAAAGGATCAGATAGTAGATATCGTTAAAAAGCCTATCTCTGCACTTCTTATCATTTATGCGCTAAATATTTGTATCGGTGTTGGCTTTTATCCAGTGCCAGTGCCATTAACTCTAGCAAATATCTTCTCGATCGTATATATAGTCGCGTTTTCATGGCTTGTTTTAACCATCCTAAATGGTTATGGCATAGTAATAATCGATAAAATTGCTCAAAAAAGCAGACGAAAAGAGGTCGTAAATTTAGTTTTAAAAGTAGTCTACGTAATCGTATTAATAATCGCACTTTTACTAATTCTTCAAAAGCTTGGCTTTGATATATCAGCACTCATAGCTTCACTTGGTATCGGTGGTCTTGCTGTTGCATTTGCTGCAAAAGATATCATCGCAAACTTCTTTGCTTCTGTCATGATGCTCTTTGATAACTCATTTTCGCAAGGAGACTGGATAGTTTGTGGTGATATAGAGGGCACTGTTGTTGAGGTTGGCTTTAGAAAGACGACTATTAGAAGTTTTGATAATGCTTTAATCTTTGTGCCAAACTCAAAACTAGCAAGTGATCCTGTTAGAAACTGGAGTAGAAGAAAAGTCGGTAGACGTATCAGAATGCTAATAGGCATTGAATATGGAGCGACAACTGATGAGATTAAAAAATGTGTAGATGATATAAAAACTATGTTGATAAATCATCCAGATATTGCCAAAAGTGAGGATATAACAGCAAAGAAAAAAGGGCTAAAATATAGACAAAGTATAGTTTCAGTTGATGATTATGCTGGATATAAATCAAATTTATTTGTCGTGGTTGATGATTTTGCAGATAGCTCGATAAATATCTTAGTTTATTGTTTTGCAAAGACTATCGTTTGGGGAGAATTTTTAGATGTCAAACAAGATGTAATGCTAAAGATTATGGATATTTTAAAGCAAAATGGTCTAAATTTCGCATTCCCAAGCCAAAGCTTGTATATTGAAAGTGTCAAAGATAAAATTTAA
- a CDS encoding GGDEF domain-containing protein: MTHDFVDQSSYKAIDDIYKTILDVMIATNALSLFLFMIIATPLLFMCLLFIAAGILLRIKFDIKYRVLISLAFHLNIILLVTIIVTIMGWNTGIWIILVGVIFINYFLAFDSKSLTYIMAFLELILLILLYFIHKDEAPLIPSAIRGTIVVCSIVFAFFIVLRLSMFADIITSSGYQQIRKETEELEKDSKHDFLTGLLNRRTIEKTLRFELIANKERSGNTNLVIMLGDIDNFKKINDTYGHDCGDEVLKDIASALKKSFRGKDYVCRWGGEEFLIILPDTKIEFIHEVSKRLKKQINNAKLPDKTPVTMTFGMLICANGIEVDFEQAITLVDKLLYEGKQNGKDRIELEILKKGSDA, translated from the coding sequence TTGACACACGATTTTGTAGATCAAAGTAGTTATAAAGCGATCGATGATATCTATAAAACGATATTAGATGTTATGATAGCTACGAATGCACTATCTTTGTTCCTTTTTATGATCATAGCTACACCACTACTTTTTATGTGCTTATTATTTATAGCAGCTGGTATATTGCTTAGAATAAAATTTGACATAAAATATAGAGTATTGATATCCCTTGCATTTCACCTAAATATCATATTACTTGTTACTATTATTGTTACTATTATGGGTTGGAATACTGGAATTTGGATAATACTTGTTGGTGTAATTTTTATAAACTACTTCCTAGCGTTTGATTCAAAGAGTCTTACTTATATAATGGCATTTTTAGAATTAATCTTGCTTATACTTCTTTATTTTATTCATAAAGATGAGGCGCCGCTGATCCCATCAGCTATACGAGGGACGATAGTTGTGTGCAGTATTGTTTTTGCTTTTTTTATTGTTTTAAGGCTTTCAATGTTTGCAGATATCATCACTTCTAGTGGATATCAGCAAATAAGAAAAGAGACGGAAGAGCTTGAAAAGGACTCAAAGCATGATTTTTTAACTGGTCTTTTAAATAGAAGAACAATAGAAAAAACTTTAAGATTTGAACTAATTGCCAACAAGGAAAGAAGCGGTAACACAAATTTAGTCATAATGCTAGGCGATATTGATAATTTTAAAAAAATAAACGATACATATGGACATGACTGTGGCGATGAGGTCTTAAAAGATATAGCCAGTGCTTTGAAGAAATCATTTAGAGGCAAAGACTATGTTTGTCGCTGGGGCGGAGAAGAATTTTTGATAATCTTGCCCGATACAAAGATAGAATTTATCCACGAAGTGAGCAAAAGGCTTAAAAAACAGATAAACAACGCAAAACTTCCAGATAAAACTCCAGTTACTATGACCTTTGGCATGCTAATATGTGCAAATGGTATTGAGGTGGATTTTGAGCAAGCCATAACTTTAGTAGATAAGCTGCTTTACGAAGGCAAGCAAAATGGCAAAGACCGCATCGAATTAGAAATTTTAAAAAAGGGCTCGGATGCGTAG
- a CDS encoding helix-turn-helix domain-containing protein: MDKFNSSEDGVLAGLGVKIRAKNIALSDEIAFGTIKMDAKDDTKIVGDFHALRGCFINFTLQGGISLSSANGKIEYKSGLSTISSVDLPSSDQEIYGGAHAGINLFLENSFMSANFGDLIELGANKLVSQNDTCAVNKILLNQILSINADEPLERLLLESKILELIYNEFSHLKYPNKHVILDEADKNALQKARQILSMDIKNPPSIKELSKQVRLNEFKLKVGFRSLFGQTPYEFLREERMKRALAMLQGSELNIAEISAATGFKNQSHFSKLFCDYYGTAPKNLMKNRKYYY, encoded by the coding sequence ATGGATAAATTTAATAGCAGCGAAGATGGAGTTTTGGCTGGTCTTGGCGTCAAAATCCGCGCCAAAAATATCGCGCTAAGCGATGAAATAGCCTTCGGCACGATAAAAATGGACGCTAAAGACGACACCAAAATAGTCGGCGATTTTCACGCTTTGCGGGGTTGCTTTATAAATTTCACCCTACAAGGAGGCATCAGCCTAAGCTCGGCGAATGGCAAAATCGAATACAAAAGCGGACTATCCACGATCAGCTCGGTCGATCTACCAAGCTCGGATCAAGAGATTTACGGCGGCGCGCACGCGGGAATAAATTTATTCCTAGAAAACTCGTTTATGAGTGCAAATTTCGGCGATCTTATCGAGCTTGGCGCAAACAAACTCGTTTCGCAAAACGACACCTGCGCCGTAAATAAAATTTTATTAAACCAAATTTTATCGATAAACGCCGACGAGCCGCTTGAAAGACTGCTTTTAGAAAGTAAAATTTTAGAGCTTATTTATAACGAATTTAGCCACCTAAAATACCCAAATAAGCATGTTATACTAGACGAAGCGGACAAAAACGCGCTACAAAAAGCCAGGCAAATTTTAAGCATGGATATTAAAAATCCGCCGTCTATAAAAGAGCTCTCAAAACAGGTGCGGCTGAACGAATTTAAACTTAAAGTCGGCTTTAGAAGTTTGTTTGGGCAAACTCCTTACGAATTTTTGCGCGAAGAGCGGATGAAGCGAGCGCTGGCGATGCTGCAAGGCTCGGAGCTAAATATCGCCGAAATTTCGGCTGCGACGGGCTTTAAAAATCAAAGCCACTTCAGCAAGCTTTTTTGCGATTATTACGGCACGGCACCCAAAAATTTGATGAAAAATAGAAAATATTATTATTGA
- a CDS encoding alpha/beta hydrolase has translation MIAAASAKPTQYIEPIDESVYRLFDVKYSIVESAGGEIYKIFQAVPKNRNVYPKTIFMLDANAQFSMLLNLFKNFTSSGSVPLIIGVGYDTPLAYDTARRTKDLTPLAQGNEYEQGGNADKFYKFIKERLLPFIYKEYDIKNSKKIFYGHSFDGLFLVYSLLQNDGIFDEFFIASPSLWWGDSKILKDALDNDGKLKIRLKASLIRISVGELEKRASKTDKENILKAADLAEFLKKSGVKYEFKIYEGQGHGDVIPLVLKDIVRHVSE, from the coding sequence ATGATTGCTGCAGCCAGCGCAAAGCCTACTCAGTACATAGAGCCGATAGATGAAAGCGTTTATCGGCTTTTTGATGTTAAATACTCCATAGTAGAAAGCGCGGGTGGAGAAATATATAAAATTTTTCAAGCCGTCCCGAAAAACCGCAACGTTTATCCAAAAACGATTTTTATGCTCGATGCGAATGCGCAATTTTCCATGCTGCTTAATTTATTTAAAAATTTTACTTCTAGCGGTAGCGTACCGCTTATCATAGGCGTCGGATACGATACGCCATTAGCTTACGATACCGCAAGGCGAACAAAGGACTTAACGCCTTTAGCTCAAGGTAACGAATACGAGCAAGGCGGCAATGCAGACAAATTTTATAAATTTATAAAAGAGAGGCTATTGCCGTTTATATATAAAGAATACGATATAAAAAATAGCAAAAAAATATTTTATGGCCACTCTTTTGACGGACTATTTTTAGTTTATTCGCTTCTACAAAACGACGGTATATTTGATGAGTTTTTTATAGCTTCTCCGTCTCTTTGGTGGGGAGATTCAAAAATTCTAAAGGACGCCTTAGATAACGACGGCAAGCTAAAAATTAGATTAAAGGCGAGTCTTATAAGAATTAGCGTAGGAGAATTAGAAAAAAGAGCGAGCAAAACGGACAAAGAAAATATACTAAAAGCGGCAGATCTCGCTGAATTTCTGAAAAAGTCGGGCGTCAAATACGAATTTAAAATCTACGAAGGACAAGGACACGGCGACGTAATACCGCTAGTGCTAAAAGATATCGTAAGGCATGTAAGCGAATAA
- the frr gene encoding ribosome recycling factor, which produces MLNKIYETQKEGCEKAIASLKRDFTTLRTGKVNINIVDHVMVDYYGSPTPLNQVATVLTSDASTIAITPWEKSMIKAISSAIQAANIGVNPNSDGESVKLFFPPMTVEQRQENAKHAKAMGEKAKVSIRNVRKDANDEVKKLEKDKAITEDESKKGQDEVQKITDTYTAKIDTLVKEKEAELLKI; this is translated from the coding sequence ATGCTAAATAAAATTTATGAAACACAAAAAGAGGGCTGCGAGAAGGCAATCGCTTCATTAAAGCGCGATTTTACAACGCTTAGAACAGGCAAGGTAAACATTAACATCGTAGATCACGTAATGGTTGATTATTACGGCTCACCAACTCCACTTAATCAAGTAGCCACTGTGCTTACAAGCGATGCTTCGACTATTGCTATCACGCCTTGGGAAAAGAGCATGATAAAAGCGATCTCGTCAGCTATCCAAGCTGCAAATATCGGCGTCAATCCAAACAGCGACGGCGAGAGCGTTAAGCTATTTTTCCCACCAATGACTGTTGAGCAACGCCAAGAAAATGCAAAACATGCAAAAGCTATGGGAGAAAAGGCAAAGGTAAGTATCAGAAACGTTAGAAAAGACGCAAATGACGAGGTCAAAAAGCTTGAAAAAGACAAAGCTATAACTGAAGACGAGAGTAAAAAGGGACAGGATGAGGTTCAAAAGATAACCGACACCTACACTGCAAAAATCGATACTCTTGTAAAAGAAAAAGAAGCCGAGCTTTTAAAAATCTAA
- a CDS encoding polysaccharide deacetylase family protein produces the protein MIKTFLASFLTLTFAFADAHILVYHRFDDPRHASTDISIKNLREQFEYFKNNGYEVVKLSKLVNALNSGEEIPDNWIVITIDDGYKSFYDNALNVFKEYDYPFAMMIYVEAIAGKYGDYLTFDQLKELEAYGEIGYHSYAHPRMTKLSDEALREDFQKGVETFEKHMGYKPKFFAVPYGEIDKRVVELTKEFGFLALLNQNSGAVSSKSDVYDLYRTPVMNGTKIALTFNSKFLNAQWIFPEGYPQNNAIDKLIIKTDTNASEGSFFITGFDGFKKVPMTNGVFECKFDPPLDKRKVLISLKVDHQRSTKLLIKDINAK, from the coding sequence ATGATAAAAACGTTTTTAGCGTCATTTTTGACGCTAACGTTTGCTTTTGCAGACGCCCATATCTTAGTTTATCATCGCTTTGATGATCCAAGACATGCCAGCACTGATATCTCTATCAAAAATTTAAGAGAACAATTTGAATATTTTAAAAACAACGGCTACGAAGTCGTAAAGCTTTCTAAATTAGTTAATGCGCTAAATTCTGGCGAAGAGATACCAGATAACTGGATTGTCATTACTATTGATGATGGCTACAAAAGCTTTTATGATAACGCGCTTAATGTTTTTAAAGAATACGACTATCCATTTGCCATGATGATATATGTCGAGGCTATTGCTGGAAAATATGGCGATTATTTGACATTTGATCAGCTAAAAGAGCTAGAAGCCTACGGCGAGATCGGCTACCACTCATACGCACACCCAAGGATGACCAAACTTAGTGATGAAGCGCTAAGAGAAGATTTTCAAAAAGGTGTAGAAACTTTTGAAAAACATATGGGCTATAAACCAAAATTTTTTGCTGTGCCTTACGGTGAGATCGATAAAAGAGTGGTTGAGCTTACGAAAGAATTTGGATTTTTGGCACTTCTAAACCAAAACTCAGGCGCTGTTTCAAGCAAGAGCGACGTTTACGATCTTTATAGAACGCCTGTGATGAACGGCACCAAAATAGCACTAACGTTTAATAGTAAATTTTTAAATGCTCAGTGGATATTTCCAGAGGGCTATCCGCAAAATAATGCGATCGATAAGCTAATCATCAAAACCGATACAAATGCTAGTGAAGGCAGCTTTTTCATCACTGGCTTTGACGGCTTTAAAAAAGTACCTATGACAAATGGCGTTTTTGAGTGTAAATTTGACCCACCGCTTGATAAACGCAAAGTTTTAATATCACTAAAAGTAGATCATCAACGAAGTACAAAACTTCTAATAAAGGACATCAATGCTAAATAA
- the secG gene encoding preprotein translocase subunit SecG, giving the protein MSFIFLILQFALAVIITIAVLLQKSSSIGLGAYSGSNESLFGAKGPAGFLAKFTFIVGILFILNTLVLGYFYNKDLKRSIVDTVDSKSLVVPKSSDVPSAPSVPQTPAK; this is encoded by the coding sequence GTGAGTTTTATATTTTTAATCCTACAATTTGCTCTTGCTGTAATCATCACTATCGCGGTATTGCTTCAAAAAAGCTCATCTATTGGACTTGGAGCATATAGTGGAAGTAACGAAAGTCTTTTTGGGGCAAAGGGGCCGGCTGGATTTTTAGCCAAATTTACATTCATAGTTGGCATTTTATTTATCCTAAATACACTTGTGCTAGGATATTTTTACAACAAAGATCTAAAACGCTCTATCGTTGATACAGTAGATAGTAAATCTCTAGTCGTACCAAAATCAAGTGACGTGCCATCAGCTCCTAGCGTACCACAAACTCCAGCAAAATAA
- the vapC gene encoding type II toxin-antitoxin system tRNA(fMet)-specific endonuclease VapC, translating to MFLLDTNICSYLISNAEPYSQNILGHLTRYGKKDIFISSITVAEMFYGIENSTQKELNLKLMGDFISNFGVLDFTSKNAASYGKIRLEMKNKNRRIGDMDMLIAAVALSNDLVLVTNNEKDFKDISELRMENWSV from the coding sequence ATGTTTTTGCTCGATACCAATATTTGTAGTTACTTGATTTCTAACGCCGAGCCTTACAGTCAAAATATACTAGGCCATTTAACTAGATATGGCAAAAAGGATATTTTTATTTCCAGTATAACGGTAGCCGAAATGTTTTACGGTATAGAAAATTCTACTCAAAAAGAGCTAAATTTAAAACTCATGGGCGATTTTATCTCAAATTTCGGCGTTTTGGATTTTACGAGCAAAAACGCAGCAAGCTACGGTAAAATAAGGCTTGAGATGAAAAATAAAAATAGAAGGATAGGCGATATGGATATGCTGATTGCCGCCGTAGCGCTTAGTAATGATCTTGTTTTAGTTACGAATAATGAAAAAGATTTTAAAGATATAAGCGAGCTTAGGATGGAAAATTGGAGCGTTTGA
- a CDS encoding TonB-dependent receptor domain-containing protein has translation MPPNGPVKFSQTNLSRLDGKSLTATPEHAANLTLTYKPIASVSTFAQANYERELTSIKFSPGNKVSENDKKLFTVDLGASWEVNKNLSLNLTAYNIFDNIRYDEGMADDGNYYWYPEEGRRFWFKVSAKW, from the coding sequence ATACCCCCAAACGGCCCGGTTAAATTTAGCCAGACCAATCTTAGCCGATTAGACGGCAAATCTCTGACCGCAACGCCCGAACACGCGGCAAATTTGACGCTTACGTATAAGCCTATCGCAAGCGTGAGCACCTTTGCCCAAGCAAACTACGAGAGGGAGCTAACTAGCATCAAATTCAGCCCCGGTAATAAAGTAAGCGAAAACGACAAGAAGCTTTTTACCGTCGATTTGGGTGCCAGCTGGGAGGTAAATAAAAATCTAAGCTTAAATTTGACCGCCTACAATATCTTTGATAATATCCGCTACGACGAGGGAATGGCCGATGACGGCAACTACTACTGGTATCCCGAAGAGGGCAGGAGATTTTGGTTTAAGGTAAGCGCGAAGTGGTAA
- a CDS encoding thiamine-phosphate pyrophosphorylase — protein sequence METTKNERIYRVIDANLNRLKEGLRVVEDIKRYVFDDSEVAYKIKFLRHKAKIPQDDFLKFRNSKNDVLKTSTKSEQTRSNLDEIVTANFKRAQESARVLEECFKLINLEYAELFKSIRYELYELEKEL from the coding sequence ATAGAAACGACTAAAAATGAGCGCATTTACCGTGTGATAGATGCGAATTTAAACAGACTAAAAGAAGGGCTTCGTGTCGTTGAAGATATAAAAAGATATGTCTTTGACGACTCCGAGGTCGCCTACAAAATAAAATTTCTTCGCCACAAAGCAAAGATTCCACAAGATGACTTTTTGAAATTTAGAAATTCTAAAAACGACGTCCTAAAAACCAGCACAAAAAGTGAACAAACAAGATCAAATTTGGACGAGATCGTCACTGCAAATTTCAAACGCGCACAGGAAAGTGCTCGCGTACTTGAAGAGTGTTTTAAACTTATAAATTTAGAGTATGCTGAACTTTTTAAGTCGATAAGATACGAGCTTTATGAGCTTGAAAAAGAACTTTAA